The proteins below are encoded in one region of Nocardioides marmorisolisilvae:
- a CDS encoding DsbA family oxidoreductase produces MEIEIWSDVVCPWCYIGKRRLEKALAGFEHADDVEIVYRSFQLDPSAPTVPTETVAEALGRKYGGGAEAGRQMVDRVEAVAAEEGLLFRHHQSLRVNTVDAHRLLHLAREEGRQADLKEALLSAYFVETENVADHETLARIAVGVGLDEGRIRAVLASDEYADDVEADIREAASLGATGVPFFVVDRKYGVSGAQPAEVFGQVLERAWSEAHPVLQMTNGADACGPDGCAI; encoded by the coding sequence ATGGAGATCGAGATCTGGTCCGACGTCGTCTGCCCGTGGTGCTACATCGGGAAGCGCCGCCTGGAGAAGGCGTTGGCCGGCTTCGAGCACGCCGACGACGTCGAGATCGTCTACCGCTCATTCCAGCTGGATCCCTCGGCCCCCACCGTGCCGACCGAGACCGTGGCCGAGGCGCTGGGTCGCAAGTACGGCGGCGGCGCGGAGGCCGGCCGGCAGATGGTCGACCGCGTCGAGGCGGTGGCAGCCGAGGAGGGCCTCCTCTTCCGGCATCACCAGTCGCTACGGGTCAACACCGTCGACGCCCACCGGCTGCTGCACCTGGCGCGTGAGGAAGGACGCCAGGCGGACCTGAAGGAGGCGCTTCTGTCGGCGTACTTCGTGGAGACCGAGAACGTCGCCGACCACGAGACCCTGGCGCGGATCGCGGTCGGGGTCGGCCTTGACGAGGGCCGGATCCGTGCGGTGCTGGCAAGCGACGAGTACGCCGACGACGTCGAGGCGGACATCCGCGAGGCGGCGTCGCTGGGCGCCACGGGCGTGCCGTTCTTCGTGGTCGACCGCAAGTACGGCGTCTCCGGCGCCCAGCCCGCCGAGGTGTTCGGTCAGGTCCTCGAGCGGGCCTGGTCGGAGGCGCATCCGGTGCTGCAGATGACGAACGGTGCGGACGCCTGCGGCCCGGACGGCTGCGCGATCTGA
- a CDS encoding glycine betaine ABC transporter substrate-binding protein, protein MRTRTVRWAGAVAAVLAMLVTTSACASGNSETGRSGSGGQSGKAITIGYINWDEDIAVTHLWQKVLQDKGYDVKIQQVSDAGPTFIGLDKGSLDLFFDAWLPSTHKTYWDKYGHDLTDISTWYDHAPLTIAVPNYVDVKSMAELRSHGAEFDKTIIGIEPGAGLTRVTKGSMMPKYGLGDWSLKTSSTPAMLATLKKDIAAKKPVVVTLWRPHWAYNAFPIRDLTDPKGAMGKPDSLHAVGTGSFAKDFPTVDAMVKKFHMGDKELGSLEQSVLVKHKGDPAAGVDEWLKAHPDFVTSLG, encoded by the coding sequence ATGAGGACGAGAACTGTCAGGTGGGCCGGAGCAGTGGCCGCCGTACTGGCGATGCTGGTGACCACCAGCGCCTGCGCTAGCGGCAACAGCGAGACCGGCAGGTCGGGCTCCGGCGGCCAGTCGGGCAAGGCGATCACCATCGGCTACATCAACTGGGATGAGGACATCGCCGTCACGCACCTGTGGCAGAAGGTGCTCCAGGACAAGGGCTACGACGTCAAGATCCAGCAGGTCTCCGATGCGGGGCCGACGTTCATCGGCCTGGACAAGGGCAGCCTCGACCTGTTCTTCGACGCTTGGCTGCCGTCCACGCACAAGACGTACTGGGACAAGTACGGCCACGACCTCACCGATATCAGCACCTGGTACGACCACGCACCGTTGACCATCGCAGTGCCGAACTACGTGGACGTGAAGTCGATGGCGGAACTGCGGTCCCACGGCGCGGAGTTCGACAAGACCATCATCGGCATCGAGCCGGGAGCCGGGCTGACCCGGGTGACCAAGGGCTCGATGATGCCGAAGTACGGGTTGGGCGACTGGAGCCTGAAGACGTCCTCGACCCCGGCGATGCTGGCCACGTTGAAGAAGGACATCGCCGCGAAGAAGCCCGTGGTCGTGACCCTGTGGCGCCCGCACTGGGCCTACAACGCGTTCCCGATCAGGGACCTCACCGACCCGAAGGGCGCGATGGGCAAGCCCGACAGCCTCCACGCCGTGGGCACCGGCAGCTTTGCGAAGGACTTCCCGACGGTCGACGCCATGGTGAAGAAGTTCCACATGGGTGACAAGGAGCTGGGGTCGCTCGAGCAGTCCGTCCTGGTCAAGCACAAGGGCGACCCTGCTGCCGGGGTCGACGAGTGGCTCAAGGCCCACCCGGACTTCGTGACGTCACTGGGCTGA
- a CDS encoding ABC transporter permease produces MSDIFTLLNLVPRNRLGDWINSLVEWLTHHWSGFFGGIANGINQSVAWIQDLLQSLPIVAVVIVLAVIALLARGLLAAVLSAAGLLLIDSFDQWSNAMDTLALVVFASVVAVLVSIPLGIIAAKSRTVSVVTKPAMDFMQTLPSFVYLLPAMFFFSIGATTAIVATIVFAIPPGVRLAELGIRQVDPEMVEAGQAFGARSGTVLRGIQIPLAMPTIMAGVNQVIMLSLSMTVIAGLVGAGGLGGAVVEALQTLDIKLSVDSGVSVVILAIYLDRITAGLAGGHRSFLTRLREDVGRRLRPTHDTAQPDPASEETAHAAA; encoded by the coding sequence ATGTCTGACATCTTCACCCTGCTCAACCTCGTCCCCCGCAACCGCCTCGGAGACTGGATCAACAGCCTCGTCGAGTGGCTCACCCACCACTGGAGCGGCTTCTTCGGCGGCATCGCCAACGGCATCAACCAGAGCGTGGCGTGGATCCAGGACCTGCTCCAGTCACTGCCGATCGTGGCCGTCGTGATCGTCCTGGCCGTGATCGCCCTCCTCGCCCGCGGCCTGCTGGCCGCCGTGCTCTCCGCTGCGGGCCTGCTGCTGATCGACTCGTTCGACCAGTGGTCCAATGCGATGGACACCCTTGCCCTGGTCGTCTTCGCCAGCGTCGTGGCCGTGCTCGTGTCCATCCCCTTGGGCATCATCGCGGCGAAGTCGCGCACCGTGTCGGTGGTGACCAAGCCGGCGATGGACTTCATGCAGACGCTGCCCTCGTTCGTCTACCTGCTGCCGGCGATGTTCTTCTTCAGCATCGGCGCGACCACGGCGATCGTGGCGACCATCGTCTTCGCGATCCCGCCGGGGGTTCGCCTCGCCGAGCTCGGCATCCGTCAGGTCGACCCCGAGATGGTCGAGGCTGGCCAGGCGTTCGGGGCACGCTCCGGCACGGTGCTCCGCGGCATCCAGATCCCGCTGGCGATGCCGACCATCATGGCGGGCGTCAACCAGGTGATCATGCTGTCGCTGTCGATGACCGTGATCGCCGGACTGGTCGGAGCCGGCGGCCTCGGCGGCGCCGTGGTCGAGGCGCTGCAGACCCTGGACATCAAGCTCAGCGTCGACTCCGGTGTGTCCGTGGTCATCCTGGCCATCTACCTCGACCGCATCACCGCGGGGCTGGCCGGCGGCCACCGATCGTTCCTCACCAGGCTGCGCGAGGACGTCGGCCGCCGGTTGCGGCCCACGCACGACACGGCACAACCCGACCCCGCATCGGAGGAGACCGCGCACGCAGCTGCCTGA
- a CDS encoding quaternary amine ABC transporter ATP-binding protein, whose amino-acid sequence MPAIEARHLYKIFGRRGRDGVDRLEAGASTEDLRSSGLTAAVIDASFTVEEGEIFVVMGLSGSGKSTLIRMVNGLHEPTSGHVEVYGDNLTAMKPAQLRAARRDKISMVFQHFALLPHRSVVENAAYGLEIKGVPKDERRERASRALEMCGLKGWDDYRPDELSGGMRQRVGLARALAADTPVLLMDEAFSALDPLIRREMQDQLIELQHELGKTILFITHDLNEAMRLGDRIAMMRDGRIVQIGTAEEILTDPANDYVARFVADVDRTRVLTASSVMEPPVAVLGSEQGPRVAHRLMREHQQRGLYVTSRSRELIGYVMEHRVAGDLDAQTIKPVTEPITMAVPADTPLSELFTPSAETLLPLPVVDGDRRLLGVIPRVTLLSALGEQTEPSDRTGADDAPTDSTPEETAHV is encoded by the coding sequence GTGCCAGCCATCGAGGCGCGTCATCTCTACAAGATCTTCGGCCGCCGCGGACGGGACGGAGTGGACCGGCTCGAGGCCGGCGCCAGCACCGAGGACCTGCGCAGCAGCGGACTCACAGCCGCGGTGATCGACGCGTCGTTCACCGTCGAGGAGGGTGAGATCTTCGTCGTGATGGGCCTGTCCGGCTCGGGGAAGTCCACCCTGATCCGGATGGTGAACGGGCTGCACGAGCCCACCTCCGGCCACGTCGAGGTGTACGGCGACAACCTCACCGCGATGAAGCCCGCCCAGCTGCGGGCCGCCCGGCGCGACAAGATCAGCATGGTCTTCCAGCACTTCGCCCTGCTCCCGCACCGGAGCGTTGTCGAGAACGCCGCCTACGGGCTGGAGATCAAGGGCGTGCCGAAGGACGAGCGCCGCGAGCGCGCCAGCCGCGCGTTGGAGATGTGCGGGCTCAAGGGCTGGGACGACTACCGACCCGACGAGCTCTCCGGCGGGATGCGCCAGCGCGTCGGACTGGCTCGGGCGCTGGCCGCGGACACCCCGGTCCTGCTGATGGACGAGGCCTTCAGCGCACTCGACCCGCTCATCCGGCGGGAGATGCAGGATCAGCTGATCGAGCTGCAGCACGAGCTCGGCAAGACCATCCTCTTCATCACCCACGACCTGAACGAGGCGATGCGGCTCGGCGACCGGATCGCAATGATGCGCGACGGCCGCATCGTGCAGATCGGCACCGCGGAGGAGATCCTCACCGACCCCGCCAACGACTACGTTGCTCGGTTCGTCGCCGATGTCGACCGCACCCGGGTCCTGACGGCATCCTCGGTGATGGAGCCACCGGTCGCTGTCCTCGGAAGCGAGCAGGGGCCGCGGGTCGCCCACCGGCTGATGCGCGAGCACCAGCAGCGCGGCCTCTATGTCACCAGCCGCTCCCGGGAGCTCATCGGCTACGTGATGGAGCACAGGGTGGCTGGTGATCTCGACGCCCAGACGATCAAGCCCGTGACCGAGCCGATCACCATGGCGGTGCCGGCCGACACACCGCTCTCCGAGCTGTTCACGCCGTCGGCCGAGACGCTGCTGCCGCTCCCGGTCGTCGACGGCGACAGGCGCCTGCTCGGGGTGATCCCCCGAGTGACCCTGCTGTCCGCCCTCGGCGAGCAGACCGAGCCCTCGGATCGCACGGGGGCGGACGACGCCCCGACCGACTCCACGCCGGAGGAGACCGCCCATGTCTGA
- the argG gene encoding argininosuccinate synthase: MSKVLTSLPVGERVGIAFSGGLDTSVAVAWMRDKGAVPCTYTADIGQYDEPDIAGVPSRARQYGAEIARHVDCKPPLVEEGLAALACGAFHIRSAGRAYFNTTPLGRAVTGTLLVRAMHADGVDIWGDGSTFKGNDIERFYRYGLLANPNLRIYKPWLDADFVTELGGRKEMSEWLVAHDLPYRDSTEKAYSTDANIWGATHEAKTLEHLDVSLETVEPIMGVKFWDPSVHIDVEDVTIGFEQGRPTSVNGERFGSGVDLVLAANAIGGRHGLGMSDQIENRIIEAKSRGIYEAPGMALLWIAYERLLNAIHNEDTIANYHAEGRRLGRLLYEGRWLDPQALMLRESIQRWIASVVTGEVTLRLRRGEDYSVLRTDGPALSYHPDKLSMERTESAAFGPTDRIGQLTMRNLDIADSRSLLEQYAGQPVHQGQVLVENGTLFGEIEQGGGEQIASNPAAADDQTVDALDSAAMELGTD; encoded by the coding sequence GTGTCCAAGGTCCTCACCTCTCTGCCCGTCGGCGAGCGCGTCGGCATCGCCTTCTCCGGAGGGCTCGACACCTCCGTCGCGGTCGCGTGGATGCGCGATAAGGGGGCCGTTCCCTGCACCTACACCGCCGACATCGGCCAGTACGACGAGCCCGACATCGCCGGCGTACCGTCGCGAGCCCGGCAGTACGGCGCGGAGATCGCCCGGCATGTCGACTGCAAGCCGCCGTTGGTCGAGGAGGGGCTGGCCGCGCTCGCCTGTGGTGCCTTCCACATCCGCAGTGCCGGCCGCGCTTACTTCAACACCACCCCGCTCGGCCGGGCCGTCACCGGGACCCTGCTCGTGCGGGCGATGCACGCCGACGGCGTCGACATCTGGGGCGACGGCTCCACCTTCAAGGGCAATGACATCGAGCGGTTCTACCGCTACGGGCTGCTCGCCAATCCCAACCTGCGGATCTACAAGCCCTGGCTGGACGCGGACTTCGTCACCGAGCTCGGTGGTCGCAAGGAGATGTCGGAGTGGCTGGTCGCGCATGACCTGCCGTACCGCGACAGCACGGAGAAGGCCTACTCCACCGATGCCAACATCTGGGGCGCCACCCACGAAGCGAAGACGCTGGAGCATCTCGACGTGTCGTTGGAGACGGTCGAGCCGATCATGGGAGTCAAGTTCTGGGACCCCTCGGTCCACATCGACGTCGAGGACGTCACGATCGGCTTCGAGCAGGGTCGACCGACCTCCGTCAACGGGGAGCGGTTCGGGTCCGGCGTGGACCTGGTGCTGGCGGCCAACGCGATCGGGGGCCGGCACGGGCTGGGGATGTCCGACCAGATCGAGAACCGGATCATCGAGGCGAAGTCACGCGGCATCTACGAGGCCCCCGGCATGGCTCTGCTGTGGATCGCCTACGAGCGACTGCTCAACGCGATCCACAACGAGGACACCATCGCGAACTACCACGCCGAGGGCCGGCGGCTCGGCCGGTTGCTCTACGAGGGCAGGTGGCTCGACCCGCAGGCGCTGATGCTGCGCGAGTCGATCCAGCGTTGGATCGCCTCCGTCGTCACCGGTGAGGTCACCCTGCGGCTGCGTCGCGGTGAGGACTACTCGGTACTGCGCACCGACGGGCCGGCGCTGTCCTACCACCCCGACAAGCTGTCGATGGAGCGGACCGAGTCCGCAGCCTTCGGGCCGACCGACCGGATCGGCCAGCTGACCATGCGCAACCTCGACATCGCCGACTCGCGTTCGCTGCTGGAGCAGTACGCCGGGCAGCCGGTCCACCAGGGCCAGGTGCTCGTCGAGAACGGGACCCTCTTCGGAGAGATCGAGCAGGGGGGCGGCGAGCAGATTGCCAGCAACCCCGCGGCCGCCGACGACCAGACCGTCGACGCCCTCGACTCCGCGGCCATGGAGCTCGGCACCGACTGA
- a CDS encoding ABC-F family ATP-binding cassette domain-containing protein yields MSTFHSPAVRLSAVDFAWPDGTPLFERLDLEIPAGRTGLVGSNGSGKSTLVRLLVGALLPDHGSVAAHGRLGHLPQDLTQRSDEWVDVHLGIDGVRRALAALEAGDASEAVYDAIGDRWDVEQRAEAQLARVGLPAGVIDRRLGELSGGEVVQLGLARLLLDGCDILVLDEPTNNLDRAARERLYDVVSGWAGALLVVSHDRDLLERMDRIAELHNGEVRWFGGGFSSYVAQRDAELAAAEQAVVSARQELRRRRTERRAAERAIAQRRRVGDRSARAGGLGRAEINFQRNRSERSAASARHVHDARMSAARERLDAAESRVRDDQIRVDLPQTAVPGRREVLRTDAVLRNGLQVTLRLDGPERVAVVGANGSGKSTLLHTLAGTIAPRSGTVDVKVPVRLLPQRLDILDDDLSVVENLRRFAPDAAPRTVHAGLARFLIRAAAADRPVHSLSGGERFRATLAALLLADPAPQLLLLDEPTNSLDLASTTQLVSALTSYRGALLVASHDERFLADVGIERRIQLR; encoded by the coding sequence TTGTCCACCTTTCACTCCCCTGCCGTCCGGCTGTCTGCGGTCGACTTCGCCTGGCCCGACGGGACGCCCCTGTTCGAACGCCTCGATCTGGAGATCCCAGCCGGTCGGACCGGCCTCGTCGGCAGCAACGGCTCCGGCAAGTCGACGCTCGTCCGGTTGCTGGTGGGTGCGCTGCTGCCCGACCACGGATCGGTGGCGGCGCACGGCCGGCTCGGCCACCTCCCTCAGGACCTCACCCAACGATCCGACGAGTGGGTCGACGTACACCTCGGCATCGACGGGGTGCGCCGAGCGCTGGCCGCCCTCGAGGCGGGTGATGCGTCGGAGGCGGTGTACGACGCCATCGGCGACCGCTGGGACGTCGAACAGCGGGCCGAGGCACAGCTGGCGCGCGTCGGGCTTCCCGCCGGCGTCATCGACCGTCGTCTCGGCGAGCTCTCCGGCGGCGAGGTGGTCCAGCTCGGACTCGCTCGGCTGCTGCTCGACGGCTGCGACATCCTGGTCCTCGACGAGCCCACGAACAATCTCGACCGGGCGGCTCGTGAGCGGCTGTACGACGTGGTCTCGGGCTGGGCGGGCGCCCTGCTGGTGGTCAGCCACGACCGTGACCTGCTCGAGCGGATGGACCGGATCGCCGAGCTGCACAACGGCGAGGTGCGTTGGTTCGGGGGCGGCTTCTCGTCGTACGTCGCCCAGCGCGATGCGGAGCTGGCGGCTGCCGAGCAGGCCGTCGTGTCGGCACGCCAGGAGCTACGCCGGCGGCGTACTGAGCGTCGGGCCGCCGAGCGTGCGATCGCCCAGCGCCGTCGGGTCGGTGACCGAAGCGCCCGCGCCGGAGGCCTCGGTCGGGCGGAGATCAACTTCCAGCGGAACCGCTCCGAGCGGTCGGCTGCGTCCGCGCGGCACGTGCACGATGCCCGGATGAGCGCCGCGCGCGAGCGACTCGATGCGGCCGAGTCGCGGGTGCGCGACGACCAGATCCGGGTGGATCTGCCGCAGACCGCCGTACCCGGACGGCGCGAGGTGCTGCGCACCGATGCTGTGCTGCGCAACGGACTCCAGGTGACGCTGCGGTTGGACGGCCCCGAGCGGGTGGCCGTGGTGGGCGCGAACGGCAGCGGGAAGTCCACGCTGCTGCACACGCTCGCCGGGACGATCGCGCCCCGGTCCGGCACCGTCGACGTCAAGGTCCCGGTGAGGCTGCTCCCGCAGCGGCTCGACATACTCGACGACGATCTGAGCGTGGTCGAGAACCTACGTCGGTTCGCGCCGGACGCCGCCCCGAGAACGGTGCACGCCGGGCTCGCACGGTTCCTGATCCGCGCCGCAGCAGCCGACCGACCGGTGCACTCGCTCTCCGGCGGCGAGCGCTTCCGCGCGACCCTGGCGGCGCTGCTGCTCGCCGACCCCGCGCCCCAGTTGCTGCTGCTCGACGAGCCGACCAACTCACTCGACCTGGCCAGCACCACCCAGCTGGTCTCCGCCCTCACGTCCTACCGCGGCGCTCTCCTCGTCGCATCGCACGACGAGCGGTTCCTCGCCGACGTCGGCATCGAGCGGCGGATCCAACTGCGTTGA